The Atlantibacter hermannii genomic interval AGCGTAAATTACTGGCGGAATACGGGCTTGATGAGCTGACCGGGCCGTTTGAAAGCATTGTGGAAATGTCCTGCCTGATGCATGACATCGGCAACCCGCCGTTCGGTCATTTTGGCGAAGCGGCCATCAACGACTGGTTCCGTCAGCGGTTAATGCCTGCCGACGCCACTACTCAACCTCTCAGCGACGATCGGTGCCAGGTCGCCGTGCTCAAATTGCGCGAAGGTGAAGAGGCGCTCAACGATCTGCGCCGCAAGATACGCAACGATCTTTGCCAGTTTGAAGGGAATGCCCAGGGCATTCGCCTGGTGCATACGCTGTTGCGGATGAATCTCACCTGGGCGCAGGTGGGGGGGGATTCTGAAATATACGCGTCCGGCCTGGTTCGTTGGGCCGGTGCCGGACAGCCACAGTTACCTGATGAAAAAACCCGGCTTTTACCTGTCTGAAGAGGAATATATTGTACGGTTGCGTAAAGAACTTGTGCTCGATGAATACTGCCGGTTCCCGTTAACCTGGATTATGGAGGCCGCCGATGATATTTCTTACTGCGTCGCGGATTTAGAAGACGCGGTGGAGAAACGCATATTTAGCGTTGAGCAGCTTTATTCCCATTTGCGCGAGGCATGGGGGACGCATCAGCAGAGCGATCTGTTTGCTCAGGTGGTGCAAAACGCCTGGGATAAATCCCTGACTAATTCCATGCAGCGCAGCGCCGAAGACCAGTTCTTTATGTATTTGCGGGTAAACACGCTTAATAAACTCGTGCCCTATGCCGCCCAGCGTTTTATTGAGAATTTACCTACCATTTTCCACGGCTGCTTTAATCAGGCATTGCTGGAAGATGAGAGTCCTTCCAGTCGTCTTCTTAAACTTTATAAGACTGTCGCGGTTCGCCACGTATTTAGTCACCCTGACGTTGAACAGCTCGAATTACAAGGTTACCGGGTGATTAAAGGGCTGCTGGATATATATCAACCGCTGCTGTTATTAAGCATGGATGATTTTCAGCGTCTGGTTGATGAAAAAAGCGGCCGCAGCTTACCTATTGAAACCCGGTTATTTCATAAGCTCTCCGGACGGCACCGTCTGGCTTATATCGAAGCGATGAGTCATGTTGACCAAAATAACCCGGATTTTGCTGTTTGGGAGTATTATTATCGCTGCCGACTGATTCAGGACTATATTAGTGGCATGACCGATCTTTATGCATGGGACGAATACCGCAAGCTGATGGCGGTAGAATAATATCCGAAAGTTTTGTAAAGACGGCCAATAAATTTTTACTTTTCAAGAAATTCACGGGTGGAACTTCGCGCTAAAAATTCACTCTGATAGTCACGATCACAGCAATTTTGCATGACTAAATTAATTGAGAATGAAACACATGAAAAAAACCACGTTAGCATTAAGTGCGCTGGCTCTGAGTATGGGTCTGGCGCTGAGCCCTCTCTCCGCTGTCGCAGCTGAAACCGCCTCGTCGGCATCGGTTGCTCAACCGATGCCAAGCCTGGCGCCGATGCTTGAAAAGGTGATGCCTTCAGTGGTCAGCATTAATGTGGAAGGCACCACGGCGGTAAACAACCAGCGTCTGCCGCGTAATTTCCAGCAGTTCTTCGGGGATGATTCTCCTTTCTGCCAGGATGGCTCGCCTTTCCAGAGTTCTCCGTTCTGCCAGGGCGGGGGAGCCGGTCCGCAAGGGGGCCAGCAGCAGAAGTTTATGGCGCTGGGTTCCGGGGTCATCATTGACGCCGCTAAAGGTTATGTGGTCACCAATAACCACGTTGTGGACAACGCCACCAGCATTAAAGTACAGCTGAGCGATGGCCGTAAGCTTGATGCAAAAATGGTGGGTAAAGATCCGCGCTCCGATATCGCCCTGATCCAGATTCAGGATCCGAAAAACCTCACGGCGATTAAGCTCGCCGACTCCGACGCCCTGCGCGTAGGTGATTACACCGTAGCTATTGGTAACCCGTTCGGTCTCGGCGAAACCGTAACTTCCGGGATTGTTTCGGCGCTGGGCCGCAGCGGCCTGAACGCGGAGAACTACGAAAACTTTATCCAGACCGATGCGGCGATTAACCGGGGTAACTCCGGCGGCGCGCTGGTGAATCTGAACGGCGAGCTGATCGGGATTAACACCGCGATCCTGGCGCCGGATGGCGGCAACATCGGTATTGGTTTTGCCATCCCGAGTAACATGGTGAAAAACCTGACCAGCCAGATGGTGGAATACGGGCAGGTCCGCCGTGGCGAACTGGGCATTATGGGCACCGAGCTCAGCTCTGAGCTGGCGAAAGCGATGAAAGTCGATGCCCAGCGCGGGGCGTTTGTCAGCCAGGTGATGCCGAACTCTTCCGCCGCTAAAGCGGGCGTGAAGGCGGGCGATGTCATCGTCTCGTTGAATAACAAGCCGATTAACAGTTTCGCGGCGCTGCGTGCGCAGGTCGGTTCAATGCCGGTCGGCAGTAAGCTGACGCTGGGTCTGTTACGCGACGGCAAGCCTACCTCCGTTGAGCTGGAATTGCAGCAGAGCAGCCAGAATCAGGTCGACTCTTCTTCCATCTTCAACGGGATTGAAGGCGCGGAGATGAGCAACCAGACGGGTAACACCCCAGGTGTGGTGGTAAACAGCGTTAAAGCCGGTTCCCCGGCGGCACGCATTGGCCTGAAAAAAGGCGATATCATTCTGGGGGCTAACCAGCAGCCGGTGAAAAACATCGCTGAACTGCGCAAAATTCTCGACAGTAAGCCGTCTGTGCTGGCGCTGAATGTGAAACGCGGCGATAGCACGCTTTACCTGCTGATGCAGTAAGCCTGAAAGGGTTTTTTGTGACCCTTTCCACAACTCCATAGTCTGACCCCGCCCTTTGTGCAAATGCACAATGCGCGGGGTTTTTTTGTGCTTTATTCTGAATCATCGACTGAGTGGAGGGGCAGAATGGCTGGCTGGCATCTTGATACCAAAATGGCACAGGATATCGTGTCACGTACGATGCGGATCATTGATACCAATATCAACGTCATGGATGCCCGTGGACGTATTATCGGTAGTGGCGATCAGGAACGCATTGGGGAATTGCACGAAGGTGCGCTGCTGGTGCTTTCTCAGGGTCGCGTTGTGGATATTGATAACGCCGTAGCGCGCAGCCTTCATGGTGTTCGCGAGGGGATTAACCTGCCGCTGCGTATTGAAGGGGAAATCGTTGGGGTGATAGGCCTGACGGGCGACCCGGCGCATTTACGCAAATACGGCGAGCTGGTGTGCATGACGGCGGAGATGATGCTTGAGCAGTCTCGCCTGATGCATATGTTGGCGCAGGATACCCGTCTGCGTGAAGAACTGGTGATGAACCTCATTCAGGCGGAAGAGCATACCCCGGCGCTAATGGAATGGGCGCAGCGGTTGGGCATCGATCTGAACCAGCCGCGCGTGGTTGCCGTGGTGGAAGTGGATAGCGGCCAGCTTGGCGTGGATAGCGCCATGGCGGAGCTGCAACAGCTGCAAACCGCCTTGACGACTCCTGAGCGCAACAATCTGGTGGCCATTGTTTCGCTCACCGAAATGGTGGTGCTGAAGCCCGCGCTTAATGCGTTTGGCCGCTGGGACGCGGAAGATCATCGCCGACGGGTTGAACAGCTCATCGCCCGAATGAGAGAGAGTGGACATTTGCGCTTTCGCGTGGCGCTCGGCAACTATTTTACCGGGCCAGGCAGCATTGCACGTTCATGGCGAACCGCACGCACCACCATGATGGTAGGTAAGCAGCGCATGCCT includes:
- the dgt_1 gene encoding deoxyguanosinetriphosphate triphosphohydrolase; amino-acid sequence: MAAFDFRNKINWHRRYRSPQGVKSEHEILRIFESDRGRIINSPAIRRLQQKTQVFPLERNAAVRTRLTHSMEVQQVGRYIAKEVLSRLKERKLLAEYGLDELTGPFESIVEMSCLMHDIGNPPFGHFGEAAINDWFRQRLMPADATTQPLSDDRCQVAVLKLREGEEALNDLRRKIRNDLCQFEGNAQGIRLVHTLLRMNLTWAQVGGDSEIYASGLVRWAGAGQPQLPDEKTRLLPV
- the htrA gene encoding protease Do precursor, whose translation is MKKTTLALSALALSMGLALSPLSAVAAETASSASVAQPMPSLAPMLEKVMPSVVSINVEGTTAVNNQRLPRNFQQFFGDDSPFCQDGSPFQSSPFCQGGGAGPQGGQQQKFMALGSGVIIDAAKGYVVTNNHVVDNATSIKVQLSDGRKLDAKMVGKDPRSDIALIQIQDPKNLTAIKLADSDALRVGDYTVAIGNPFGLGETVTSGIVSALGRSGLNAENYENFIQTDAAINRGNSGGALVNLNGELIGINTAILAPDGGNIGIGFAIPSNMVKNLTSQMVEYGQVRRGELGIMGTELSSELAKAMKVDAQRGAFVSQVMPNSSAAKAGVKAGDVIVSLNNKPINSFAALRAQVGSMPVGSKLTLGLLRDGKPTSVELELQQSSQNQVDSSSIFNGIEGAEMSNQTGNTPGVVVNSVKAGSPAARIGLKKGDIILGANQQPVKNIAELRKILDSKPSVLALNVKRGDSTLYLLMQ
- the cdaR gene encoding carbohydrate diacid regulator, whose amino-acid sequence is MAGWHLDTKMAQDIVSRTMRIIDTNINVMDARGRIIGSGDQERIGELHEGALLVLSQGRVVDIDNAVARSLHGVREGINLPLRIEGEIVGVIGLTGDPAHLRKYGELVCMTAEMMLEQSRLMHMLAQDTRLREELVMNLIQAEEHTPALMEWAQRLGIDLNQPRVVAVVEVDSGQLGVDSAMAELQQLQTALTTPERNNLVAIVSLTEMVVLKPALNAFGRWDAEDHRRRVEQLIARMRESGHLRFRVALGNYFTGPGSIARSWRTARTTMMVGKQRMPDVRSYFYQDLMLPVLLDSLRGGWQANELARPLIKLKAMDNNGLLRRTLAAWFRHNVQPLATSKALFIHRNTLEYRLNRISELTGLDLGNFDDRLLLYIALQLDEQR
- the dgt_2 gene encoding deoxyguanosinetriphosphate triphosphohydrolase, coding for MPDSHSYLMKKPGFYLSEEEYIVRLRKELVLDEYCRFPLTWIMEAADDISYCVADLEDAVEKRIFSVEQLYSHLREAWGTHQQSDLFAQVVQNAWDKSLTNSMQRSAEDQFFMYLRVNTLNKLVPYAAQRFIENLPTIFHGCFNQALLEDESPSSRLLKLYKTVAVRHVFSHPDVEQLELQGYRVIKGLLDIYQPLLLLSMDDFQRLVDEKSGRSLPIETRLFHKLSGRHRLAYIEAMSHVDQNNPDFAVWEYYYRCRLIQDYISGMTDLYAWDEYRKLMAVE